In one Streptomyces venezuelae genomic region, the following are encoded:
- a CDS encoding ribbon-helix-helix protein, CopG family: protein MGSPVLSLRIDGELLDRLRQHAAKRGMSVQDYVVRTLIRDDFDERFKASVEETEKFYGAA from the coding sequence ATGGGATCGCCAGTGCTCAGCCTGCGCATAGACGGTGAGCTGCTCGACCGGCTCCGACAGCACGCGGCCAAAAGAGGAATGAGCGTCCAGGACTATGTGGTCCGGACGCTCATTCGGGACGACTTCGACGAGCGCTTCAAGGCGTCCGTCGAGGAGACAGAGAAGTTCTACGGGGCTGCGTGA
- a CDS encoding cation-translocating P-type ATPase yields the protein MTHIDAGAELDPVHPVPPPKGRATGLTSAEVAERVARGEVNDVPVRSSRSLSEIVRANVFTRFNAIIGVLWVIMLFVAPIQDSLFGFVIVANTGIGIVQEWRAKKTLDSLAVIGEAKPTVRRDGRAAEVSASEIVLGDLVELGPGDKIPVDGEAVETDSLEVDESLLTGEADPVIKKPGDKMMSGSFVVAGGGAFKATKVGREAYAAQLAEEASRFTLVHSELRTGISTILKYVTWLMVPTSIGLVISQLVVKDDNFKESIAYTVGGIVPMIPEGLVLLTSVAFAIGVIRLGRKQCLVQELPAIEGLARVDTVCLDKTGTLTEGGMDVTELRPLDGADETYVRKVLGALGESDPRPNASLQAIIDSYPDSEEWRCTESLPFSSARKYSGASFSEGDGTTSTWLLGAPDVLLPDGDASLAEIEDLNKQGLRVLLLARADKDLDNPEVASGTKATALVVLEQRLRPDAADTLRYFEEQNVSAKVISGDNAVSVSAVAGKLGLPGAENTVDARKLPTERDEMGQALDDNSVFGRVTPQQKRDMVGALQSRGHTVAMTGDGVNDVLALKDADIGVSMGSGSEATRAVAQIVLLNNSFATLPSVVAEGRRVIGNITRVATLFLVKTVYSVIIALLVVCSQVEYIFLPRHLTLLSTLTIGVPAFFLALAPNKERAKPHFVRRVMRYAIPGGVVAGVATFVTYLLARHHYDGAGAREAETSAATLALFLIAMWVLAIIARPYTWWRIGLIGAMGLGFLLVLTVPWLQDFFQLKLVGTTMPWAAVAIAAVASLVIEVVYRWVDRRFPA from the coding sequence ATGACGCATATCGACGCGGGCGCCGAGCTCGACCCGGTCCACCCGGTGCCACCACCCAAAGGGCGGGCCACCGGCCTGACCTCCGCGGAAGTGGCCGAGAGGGTCGCGCGCGGCGAGGTCAACGACGTACCGGTACGGAGTTCGCGCTCCCTGAGCGAAATCGTCCGGGCCAACGTCTTCACCCGCTTCAACGCGATCATCGGCGTGCTCTGGGTGATCATGCTGTTCGTCGCGCCGATCCAGGACAGCCTCTTCGGCTTCGTGATCGTCGCCAACACCGGCATCGGCATCGTCCAGGAGTGGCGTGCCAAGAAGACGCTGGACAGTCTCGCCGTCATCGGCGAGGCCAAACCCACCGTCCGCCGCGACGGACGGGCCGCCGAGGTCTCCGCCTCCGAGATCGTCCTCGGCGACCTGGTGGAGCTCGGGCCCGGCGACAAGATCCCCGTCGACGGCGAGGCCGTCGAGACCGACAGCCTCGAAGTCGACGAGTCGCTCCTCACCGGTGAGGCCGACCCCGTCATCAAGAAACCCGGCGACAAGATGATGTCGGGCTCGTTCGTGGTCGCGGGCGGCGGCGCCTTCAAGGCCACCAAGGTCGGCCGCGAGGCCTACGCGGCACAGCTCGCCGAGGAGGCGAGCCGCTTCACCCTCGTCCACTCCGAGCTGCGCACCGGCATCTCCACGATCCTCAAGTACGTGACGTGGCTGATGGTGCCGACCTCCATCGGCCTGGTCATCTCCCAGCTCGTCGTCAAGGACGACAACTTCAAGGAGTCCATCGCCTACACGGTCGGCGGGATCGTCCCCATGATCCCGGAGGGGCTCGTCCTCCTCACCTCCGTGGCCTTCGCGATCGGCGTCATCCGGCTCGGCCGCAAACAGTGCCTGGTGCAGGAGCTCCCCGCCATCGAGGGCCTCGCCCGCGTCGACACGGTCTGCCTCGACAAGACCGGCACCCTCACCGAGGGCGGCATGGACGTCACCGAACTGCGCCCGCTGGACGGCGCCGACGAGACGTACGTGCGCAAGGTCCTCGGCGCCCTCGGCGAATCCGACCCCCGCCCCAACGCCTCGCTCCAGGCGATCATCGACTCCTACCCCGACAGCGAGGAGTGGCGCTGCACGGAGTCGCTGCCGTTTTCCTCCGCCCGCAAGTACAGCGGCGCCTCCTTCAGCGAGGGCGACGGCACCACGTCGACCTGGCTGCTCGGCGCCCCCGACGTGCTCCTGCCCGACGGCGACGCCTCCCTCGCCGAGATCGAGGACCTCAACAAGCAGGGCCTGCGCGTGCTGCTCCTCGCCCGCGCCGACAAGGACCTGGACAACCCCGAGGTGGCGTCCGGCACGAAGGCCACCGCCCTGGTCGTCCTGGAGCAGCGGCTGCGGCCCGACGCCGCCGACACCCTGCGCTACTTCGAGGAGCAGAACGTCTCCGCGAAGGTCATCTCCGGCGACAACGCCGTCTCGGTGAGCGCCGTCGCGGGCAAGCTCGGCCTGCCCGGCGCCGAGAACACCGTGGACGCGCGCAAGCTGCCCACCGAGCGGGACGAGATGGGCCAGGCCCTCGACGACAACTCCGTCTTCGGCCGCGTCACCCCGCAGCAGAAGCGCGACATGGTCGGCGCCCTCCAGTCACGCGGCCACACCGTGGCGATGACGGGCGACGGCGTGAACGACGTACTCGCCCTCAAGGACGCCGACATCGGCGTCTCGATGGGCTCGGGCTCCGAGGCGACCCGCGCGGTCGCCCAGATCGTGCTCCTCAACAACAGCTTCGCGACGCTGCCGTCCGTCGTCGCCGAGGGCCGCCGCGTCATCGGCAACATCACGCGCGTCGCCACGCTGTTCCTGGTGAAGACCGTCTACTCGGTGATCATCGCGCTGCTCGTCGTCTGCTCGCAGGTCGAGTACATCTTCCTGCCCCGCCACCTGACGCTGCTCTCCACGCTGACGATCGGCGTCCCGGCCTTCTTCCTCGCGCTGGCCCCCAACAAGGAGCGCGCGAAACCGCACTTCGTCCGCAGGGTCATGCGGTACGCGATCCCGGGCGGCGTCGTCGCGGGCGTCGCCACGTTCGTGACGTACCTGCTGGCCCGGCACCACTACGACGGCGCGGGCGCGCGGGAAGCCGAGACCAGCGCGGCCACGCTGGCGCTGTTCCTGATCGCCATGTGGGTCCTCGCCATCATCGCCCGCCCCTACACGTGGTGGCGGATCGGCCTGATCGGCGCGATGGGTCTCGGCTTCCTGCTCGTGCTGACCGTGCCCTGGCTCCAGGACTTCTTCCAGCTGAAGCTGGTGGGCACGACGATGCCGTGGGCGGCGGTCGCGATAGCGGCGGTGGCCTCACTGGTCATCGAGGTCGTCTACCGCTGGGTGGACCGCCGCTTTCCGGCGTAG
- a CDS encoding MFS transporter: MSAGTGTVSPGPARRTARALGRALHLPFTGTARGIRKATHAHGAGESGLGKLIELHAVNGAGDVMITVALASTVFFSVPTDEARGRVALYLAITMAPFTLLAPVIGPLLDRLPHGRRAAMAGAMLARALLALVLSGAVVSGSVELYPAALGVLVASKAYGVVRSAVVPRLLPPGFSLVKANSRVTLGGLLATAVAAPMGAGLQAVGPRWPLFGAFVIFVSGMVLSFSLPHKVDSSKGESKALLAADEEHLHLHARAEAASDTSRKRRLGLRTVGPAVTHALAANASLRCLSGFLIFFLAFLLREHPLAGQSAAVSLGIVGVSAGAGNALGTAVGAWLKSRAPELIIVTVVGVVLGVAITSAVFFGAVGVACLGACAGFAQALSKLSLDALLQRDVPEQVRTSAFARSETLLQMAWVVGGGIGIALPLIGTLGLSVAAAIVAVGWLSTVRGLLTSSRRAGPRPRVL; this comes from the coding sequence ATGTCCGCAGGAACAGGAACCGTCTCGCCGGGCCCGGCGAGACGGACCGCCCGCGCGCTCGGCCGCGCGCTGCACCTCCCCTTCACCGGCACCGCCCGCGGCATCCGCAAGGCCACCCACGCCCACGGAGCGGGCGAGTCGGGCCTCGGCAAGCTCATCGAGCTGCACGCCGTGAACGGCGCGGGCGACGTCATGATCACCGTGGCGCTCGCCTCGACCGTGTTCTTCTCCGTGCCGACGGACGAGGCCCGCGGCCGTGTCGCGCTGTACCTGGCGATCACGATGGCGCCGTTCACGCTCCTCGCCCCCGTCATCGGCCCGCTCCTGGACCGCCTGCCGCACGGCCGCCGCGCCGCGATGGCGGGCGCGATGCTGGCGCGGGCCCTGCTCGCGCTCGTGCTCTCGGGCGCGGTCGTGTCGGGCAGCGTGGAGCTGTACCCGGCCGCGCTCGGCGTGCTGGTCGCGTCGAAGGCGTACGGAGTGGTGCGAAGCGCGGTCGTGCCACGCCTCCTGCCACCGGGGTTCTCCCTGGTCAAGGCGAACTCCCGGGTCACGCTCGGCGGTCTGCTCGCCACGGCCGTCGCGGCGCCGATGGGCGCGGGGCTACAGGCGGTCGGTCCGCGATGGCCCCTTTTCGGCGCCTTCGTGATCTTCGTCTCGGGGATGGTCCTGTCGTTCTCGCTGCCGCACAAGGTGGACTCGTCCAAGGGCGAGAGCAAGGCACTGCTCGCCGCGGACGAGGAGCACCTGCATCTGCACGCCCGCGCCGAGGCGGCCTCCGACACGTCCCGCAAACGGCGCCTCGGGCTGCGTACGGTCGGCCCCGCCGTCACCCACGCCCTCGCCGCGAACGCGTCGCTGCGCTGCCTGTCCGGCTTCCTCATCTTCTTCCTGGCGTTCCTGCTGCGGGAGCATCCGCTCGCGGGCCAGAGCGCGGCGGTGTCGCTCGGCATCGTGGGCGTGTCGGCGGGTGCGGGCAACGCGCTGGGCACGGCCGTCGGCGCCTGGCTGAAATCGCGCGCCCCGGAGCTGATCATCGTGACGGTGGTCGGGGTGGTGCTCGGCGTGGCGATCACGTCCGCGGTGTTCTTCGGGGCGGTGGGCGTGGCCTGCCTCGGCGCCTGCGCCGGCTTCGCGCAGGCCCTCTCCAAGCTGTCCCTGGACGCGCTGCTGCAGCGGGACGTCCCCGAGCAGGTCCGCACGTCCGCGTTCGCCCGTTCCGAGACGCTGCTCCAGATGGCCTGGGTGGTCGGCGGCGGCATCGGCATCGCGCTGCCGCTGATCGGGACGCTCGGTCTCTCGGTGGCGGCGGCGATCGTGGCGGTGGGCTGGCTGTCGACCGTACGGGGCCTGCTCACGTCGTCCCGCCGCGCGGGCCCACGACCCCGGGTCCTGTGA
- a CDS encoding NCS2 family permease, producing MSPSASAPVDAKTPQPQPPQGGLDRYFKITARGSTLAREVRGGFATFFAMAYIVVLNPIILGSAKDMYGHQLDNKQLVTATVLTAAFTTLLMGVIGNVPIALAAGLGVNTVVALQLAPRMSWPDAMGMVVLAGFVVMLLVATGLRERVMSAVPLGLRKGIAIGIGLFIMLIGLVDAGFVSRMPDIAHTTVPLRLGADGHLNGWPVLIFVLGVLLTLVLLVRKVPGAILLSIVVMTVVAMIIHAAAGLKSESWGLTSPEWPGNPVSTPDFGLVGQISLFGGFEKVGVLTGILFVFTVLLSCFFDAMGTIMGIGDEAKLTDANGNMPGINKVLFVDGIAVAAGGASSASATTCFVESTAGVGEGARTGFANVVTGGLFAVALFLTPLATMVPSQAATPALLAVGFLILSGSIGQIDWADYTIAIPAFVTMLMMPFTYSITNGIGMGFITFTVLRLASGRGREVPVAMYAVSAVFAFYYLMPALNLT from the coding sequence ATGTCTCCCTCGGCCAGCGCCCCGGTCGACGCCAAAACGCCGCAGCCGCAGCCCCCTCAGGGCGGCCTCGACAGGTACTTCAAGATCACCGCGCGCGGCTCGACCCTCGCCAGGGAAGTCCGCGGCGGCTTCGCCACCTTCTTCGCGATGGCCTACATCGTCGTGCTGAACCCGATCATCCTCGGCAGCGCGAAGGACATGTACGGGCACCAGCTCGACAACAAGCAGCTCGTCACCGCGACCGTGCTGACCGCCGCCTTCACCACGCTCCTCATGGGCGTCATCGGCAACGTGCCCATCGCGCTCGCCGCGGGCCTCGGCGTCAACACCGTCGTCGCCCTCCAGCTCGCGCCCCGCATGTCGTGGCCCGACGCCATGGGCATGGTCGTCCTCGCCGGCTTCGTCGTGATGCTGCTGGTGGCGACCGGTCTGCGGGAACGCGTGATGAGCGCCGTGCCGCTGGGCCTGCGCAAGGGCATCGCCATCGGCATCGGCCTCTTCATCATGCTGATCGGCCTCGTCGACGCCGGCTTCGTCTCGCGCATGCCGGACATCGCGCACACCACCGTCCCGCTGCGGCTCGGCGCCGACGGACACCTCAACGGCTGGCCCGTCCTCATCTTCGTGCTCGGCGTGCTGCTCACCCTCGTGCTCCTCGTGCGCAAGGTGCCGGGCGCGATCCTGCTCAGCATCGTCGTCATGACGGTCGTCGCGATGATCATCCACGCCGCGGCCGGGCTCAAGAGCGAGTCCTGGGGTCTGACCAGCCCGGAGTGGCCCGGCAACCCCGTGTCGACACCGGACTTCGGGCTCGTCGGCCAGATCAGCCTGTTCGGCGGCTTCGAGAAGGTCGGCGTCCTGACCGGCATCCTCTTCGTCTTCACCGTGCTGCTCTCGTGCTTCTTCGACGCGATGGGCACGATCATGGGCATCGGCGACGAGGCGAAGCTGACCGACGCCAACGGCAACATGCCCGGCATCAACAAGGTCCTCTTCGTCGACGGCATCGCCGTCGCCGCGGGCGGCGCCTCGTCCGCCTCCGCCACCACCTGCTTCGTGGAGTCCACCGCGGGCGTCGGCGAGGGTGCCCGCACGGGCTTCGCGAACGTCGTCACCGGCGGCCTCTTCGCCGTCGCGCTCTTCCTCACGCCGCTCGCCACGATGGTCCCGTCCCAGGCGGCCACGCCCGCGCTGCTCGCGGTCGGCTTCCTGATCCTGTCCGGGTCCATCGGGCAGATCGACTGGGCGGACTACACGATCGCGATCCCCGCGTTCGTGACGATGCTGATGATGCCGTTCACGTACTCGATCACGAACGGCATCGGCATGGGCTTCATCACCTTCACGGTGCTGCGGCTCGCGTCCGGGCGGGGGCGCGAGGTGCCGGTCGCGATGTACGCGGTGTCGGCGGTGTTCGCCTTCTACTACCTGATGCCGGCGCTGAACCTGACGTAG
- a CDS encoding DUF5707 domain-containing protein — protein sequence MRIRATVAALSGTLALSALALPAAQAADAPKALEAATFAAKASADASEGDTKITKVTVNGGKDIVVGTSAKKTVKIAITATDPTGIEDATALLWHGTSFDRNHIDGSMVPKSESGDCRAVNATTSTCTVTVVADPKENIYGNVLAGKWKVWTLAQGKDGDYVQKGAYATNVSVKRAARLTTNASPEPIKKGKTLTVTGALTRANWETSKYAGYTKQSVKLQYKKKGASSYTTLKTIKSDTKGNLKTTVKASADGYFRYVFAGTSTTPSVTSTADFVDVR from the coding sequence ATGCGCATCCGTGCCACCGTGGCCGCACTGTCCGGCACCCTGGCCCTTTCCGCACTCGCTCTTCCGGCCGCCCAGGCCGCGGACGCCCCGAAGGCGCTGGAAGCCGCCACCTTCGCCGCCAAGGCATCGGCCGACGCCAGCGAGGGCGACACCAAGATCACGAAGGTCACCGTCAACGGTGGCAAGGACATCGTCGTCGGCACCTCCGCCAAGAAGACGGTCAAGATCGCCATCACCGCGACGGACCCGACCGGCATCGAGGACGCCACCGCGCTCCTGTGGCACGGCACGTCCTTCGACCGGAACCACATCGACGGTTCGATGGTCCCCAAGTCGGAGAGCGGCGACTGTAGGGCCGTGAACGCGACCACGTCCACCTGCACTGTGACGGTCGTCGCCGACCCGAAGGAGAACATCTACGGCAACGTCCTGGCCGGCAAGTGGAAGGTCTGGACGCTCGCCCAGGGCAAGGACGGCGACTACGTCCAGAAGGGCGCCTACGCCACCAACGTCTCTGTGAAGCGCGCCGCCCGCCTCACCACCAACGCTTCTCCCGAGCCCATCAAGAAGGGCAAGACCCTGACGGTCACCGGCGCCCTGACCCGCGCCAACTGGGAGACCTCGAAGTACGCCGGCTACACCAAGCAGTCCGTGAAGCTGCAGTACAAGAAGAAGGGTGCCAGCAGCTACACCACCCTCAAGACCATCAAGTCCGACACCAAGGGCAACCTGAAGACCACCGTCAAGGCCTCGGCCGACGGCTACTTCCGGTACGTCTTCGCGGGTACCTCCACCACCCCGTCCGTGACGTCGACCGCCGACTTCGTCGACGTCCGCTAG
- a CDS encoding DUF2530 domain-containing protein encodes MAKWTPKHEAPEPLEGPVVSTITGGTILWFVLFLVQLPFYGWFDDRDATWWVWTCLAGAGLGLIGIWYVRKRDAAIKRSKVTQPQ; translated from the coding sequence ATGGCGAAGTGGACCCCCAAGCACGAGGCGCCGGAGCCCCTGGAGGGCCCCGTGGTCTCCACCATCACCGGTGGCACGATCCTCTGGTTCGTCCTCTTCCTGGTCCAGCTGCCGTTCTACGGCTGGTTCGACGACCGCGACGCCACCTGGTGGGTGTGGACCTGCCTGGCCGGCGCGGGCCTCGGCCTCATCGGCATCTGGTACGTACGCAAGCGCGACGCCGCGATCAAGAGGTCGAAGGTCACACAGCCCCAGTAG
- a CDS encoding DUF3027 domain-containing protein, with translation MSAATTRSRTPRTPRTPDRLCAEAVGLARAAAEEAAAPGVVGEHVEVVVEGDRVVTHLFECKEFGYRGWRWAVTVARASRAKVVTLDETVLLPGPDALLAPEWVPWSERLRPGDMGPGDLLPTDAEDLRLEPGYSGEEEPPPNSVVSEEMAELVEAEDAEVTAGPPAELPVPPARGSIAAVAEELGMRRARVLSRYGLHVAADRWDEAYGAKTPMAQAAPAACVSCGFLVRIGGSLGQAFGICGNEFGPADGHVVSLSYGCGGHSEAAVMPKPPRPAPPVLDETRVDVLPLRPGADSGSVSAEGPGEDLGHS, from the coding sequence GTGAGCGCAGCGACAACGCGAAGCCGTACCCCGCGCACCCCGCGTACCCCCGACCGCCTCTGCGCCGAGGCGGTGGGCCTGGCACGTGCCGCGGCCGAGGAGGCCGCCGCGCCCGGTGTGGTCGGTGAGCATGTCGAGGTCGTCGTCGAGGGCGACCGCGTCGTCACGCACTTGTTCGAGTGCAAGGAGTTCGGGTACCGGGGCTGGCGCTGGGCCGTGACCGTGGCCCGCGCCTCGCGGGCGAAGGTCGTCACCCTCGACGAGACCGTGCTGCTGCCGGGCCCCGACGCGCTGCTCGCCCCCGAGTGGGTGCCGTGGAGCGAGCGGCTCCGGCCGGGCGACATGGGTCCGGGCGACCTGCTGCCGACCGATGCGGAAGACCTGCGGCTCGAGCCCGGGTACTCCGGCGAGGAGGAGCCGCCGCCGAACTCCGTGGTCTCGGAGGAGATGGCCGAGCTCGTCGAGGCGGAGGACGCCGAGGTGACGGCGGGGCCGCCCGCCGAGCTGCCGGTGCCGCCCGCCCGCGGCTCCATCGCCGCGGTCGCCGAGGAGCTCGGCATGCGCCGGGCGAGGGTCCTTTCGCGGTACGGGCTGCATGTCGCGGCGGACCGCTGGGACGAGGCGTACGGGGCGAAGACCCCGATGGCGCAGGCGGCGCCCGCCGCGTGCGTCAGCTGTGGCTTCCTCGTGCGGATCGGCGGCTCGCTCGGGCAGGCGTTCGGCATCTGCGGCAACGAGTTCGGGCCCGCGGACGGGCACGTCGTGTCGCTGTCGTACGGGTGCGGGGGCCACTCGGAGGCTGCGGTCATGCCGAAGCCGCCGCGTCCCGCGCCGCCCGTCCTCGACGAGACGCGCGTGGACGTGCTGCCGCTGCGCCCCGGCGCGGACTCCGGCTCCGTGAGCGCGGAGGGCCCCGGCGAGGACCTCGGGCACTCGTAG
- a CDS encoding sacsin N-terminal ATP-binding-like domain-containing protein, with the protein MSKNVRPAAEGTDPFGTARLRRGVLDAWAAAPARFREDANAEEDLALGGYRDRLVVELAQNASDAAARAGVPGRLALTLRGGVLAAANSGAPLDATGVESLSTLRASAKREPREAEAATDGRPGSVGRFGVGFAAVLAVSDEPAVVGRTGGVRWSLSEARALAAETARFSPGLGDEVRRRDGHVPLLRLPFAAEGTAPEGYDTVVILPLRDAAAEDLVARLLDGVDDALLLALPGLEEVSIETPDGTTRTLRRRTEAPYTVIEDSRDGTTRWRTVSRQGPIEPALLKGRPVEERLRPHWSVTWAVPAGADGAPERPVTSPVVHAPTPSDEPLGVPALLIASFPLDTARRHAAPGPLTDFLVQRAADAYVELLADWRPVTEGIISLVPGPLGKSELDGALRQGILDRLPRTAFLPPALPRAEGDEDELPEALRPRDAEVVEGAGADTVRVLAEVLPCLLPAGLERRAELRTLGVARIALTEAVDRLAGLEREPGWWRRLYDTLAGVDPDRLSGLPVPLAGGPTPAQHGYEEGAPETGGRATRTTIGPRQVLLPTPGGDDRHGGDADPAVLARLGLKIAHPDAAHPLLEKLGALPATPRAVLTTPQVRAAVAASLDDDTWDEEALDAEELADVVLALVRDANLAPGDEPWLAALALPDEDGELAPAGELVLPGSDFAQVMRDDELALVDRELADRWGEQPLAACGVLAGFALVRATDVVLDPDELEPRDGDFPEPDDAGLLDAVDVWCEDVLDRLPDTPVPPVATEIVAVRDLDLVDDDCWPQALAMLSRPPLRDALTQPLRVLLPDGTTETVRSYTAWWLRGHPVLGGRRPAGLRAEGGDPLLVGLYDAADASGFEDEQVLRALGVRTSVSALLAEPGGAAELLDRLADPERTVSADQLHALYGALADLDPEQVTLPDELRAVVDGEVVVVDAADAVVADAPDLLPVAGGVALLPVQPGRAADLAELFQVRRLSETAAVEPSGEGVEHDVPESVRILLGEGTPETYVEYDELVAGGVELDWRRTPDGAVHAATLEGVAAGLAWAAGQWPRRFEVAALLEDPSRTEELARDRWFD; encoded by the coding sequence GTGAGCAAGAACGTGCGGCCGGCGGCCGAGGGCACGGATCCCTTCGGCACCGCCCGCCTCCGCCGCGGAGTACTCGACGCATGGGCGGCCGCCCCGGCCCGTTTCCGTGAGGACGCCAACGCCGAGGAGGACCTCGCCCTCGGCGGCTACCGCGACCGCCTCGTCGTCGAGCTCGCGCAGAACGCCTCGGACGCCGCCGCCCGCGCGGGCGTTCCCGGCCGCCTCGCGTTGACGCTGCGCGGCGGGGTCCTCGCCGCCGCCAACAGCGGCGCGCCGCTCGACGCCACCGGGGTCGAGTCCCTCTCCACGCTCAGGGCCTCCGCGAAGCGGGAGCCGAGAGAGGCGGAGGCGGCCACGGACGGGCGCCCCGGCTCCGTCGGCCGCTTCGGCGTCGGCTTCGCAGCCGTCCTCGCCGTCTCCGACGAGCCCGCCGTCGTCGGCCGCACCGGCGGCGTCCGCTGGTCGCTGTCCGAGGCGCGGGCACTGGCCGCCGAGACCGCCCGGTTCAGTCCGGGCCTCGGGGACGAGGTGCGACGGCGTGACGGTCACGTGCCGCTGCTCCGCCTCCCGTTCGCCGCCGAGGGCACCGCCCCCGAGGGCTACGACACCGTCGTCATCCTGCCGCTGCGCGACGCCGCCGCCGAGGACCTCGTCGCCCGCCTCCTCGACGGCGTCGACGACGCGCTGCTCCTCGCCCTGCCGGGGCTCGAAGAAGTCAGCATCGAGACCCCGGACGGGACGACGCGCACGCTGCGCCGCCGCACCGAGGCCCCGTACACCGTCATCGAGGACAGCCGTGACGGCACGACCCGCTGGCGCACCGTCAGCAGGCAGGGACCCATCGAGCCCGCGCTCCTGAAGGGCCGGCCCGTCGAGGAGCGGCTGCGTCCGCACTGGTCGGTGACGTGGGCCGTGCCCGCGGGGGCCGACGGCGCCCCGGAGCGGCCGGTCACCAGCCCCGTCGTGCACGCGCCGACGCCGAGCGACGAGCCGCTGGGCGTACCGGCGCTGCTCATCGCCTCGTTCCCGCTGGACACCGCGCGGCGGCACGCCGCTCCGGGGCCGCTCACCGACTTCCTGGTGCAGCGGGCCGCCGACGCGTACGTCGAACTGCTCGCCGACTGGCGGCCGGTCACCGAGGGGATCATCTCCCTCGTGCCGGGGCCGCTCGGCAAGAGCGAGCTGGACGGCGCGCTGCGCCAGGGCATCCTGGACCGGCTGCCCCGCACCGCCTTCCTGCCGCCCGCGCTGCCCCGCGCCGAGGGCGACGAGGACGAGCTGCCGGAGGCCCTGCGGCCGCGTGACGCGGAGGTCGTCGAGGGCGCGGGCGCCGACACGGTCCGGGTTCTCGCCGAGGTGCTGCCGTGCCTGCTGCCCGCGGGTCTGGAGCGCCGCGCCGAGCTGCGCACGCTGGGCGTGGCGCGGATCGCGCTGACGGAGGCGGTGGACCGGCTCGCGGGCCTGGAGCGTGAGCCCGGCTGGTGGCGGCGGCTGTACGACACGCTGGCCGGGGTCGACCCGGACCGGCTCTCGGGCCTTCCGGTGCCGCTGGCGGGCGGGCCGACGCCTGCGCAGCACGGTTACGAGGAGGGCGCACCGGAGACCGGTGGGCGCGCCACCCGCACGACCATCGGCCCCCGCCAGGTCCTCCTCCCCACCCCCGGCGGAGACGACCGGCACGGCGGCGACGCCGACCCCGCCGTCCTCGCCCGGCTCGGCCTGAAGATCGCCCACCCGGACGCCGCCCATCCGCTCCTGGAGAAGCTCGGAGCGCTGCCCGCCACGCCCCGCGCCGTCCTCACGACCCCGCAGGTCCGTGCCGCCGTCGCCGCGTCGCTCGACGACGACACGTGGGACGAGGAGGCCCTGGACGCCGAGGAGTTGGCGGACGTCGTGCTCGCGCTCGTACGGGACGCGAACCTCGCGCCCGGCGACGAGCCGTGGCTGGCCGCGCTCGCGCTGCCCGACGAGGACGGCGAGCTCGCCCCCGCCGGCGAACTCGTCCTCCCCGGCAGCGACTTCGCGCAGGTCATGAGGGACGACGAACTGGCGCTCGTCGACCGGGAACTGGCCGACCGGTGGGGCGAGCAGCCGCTCGCCGCGTGTGGTGTGCTCGCCGGGTTCGCTCTCGTACGTGCCACGGATGTCGTCCTCGACCCCGATGAACTGGAGCCCCGTGACGGGGACTTCCCCGAGCCGGACGACGCGGGTCTGCTTGACGCCGTGGACGTGTGGTGCGAGGACGTCCTCGACCGGCTGCCCGACACGCCGGTGCCGCCGGTGGCGACCGAGATCGTCGCCGTACGGGACCTGGACCTGGTCGACGACGACTGCTGGCCGCAGGCCCTCGCCATGCTGTCGCGCCCGCCGCTGCGGGACGCGCTGACGCAGCCGTTGAGGGTGCTGCTGCCGGACGGGACGACGGAGACGGTCCGTTCGTACACGGCGTGGTGGCTGCGCGGGCATCCGGTCCTCGGCGGCCGCCGGCCCGCCGGACTGCGGGCGGAGGGCGGCGATCCGCTGCTCGTCGGGCTGTACGACGCGGCGGACGCGTCCGGCTTCGAGGACGAGCAGGTGCTGCGGGCGCTGGGCGTGCGGACGTCCGTGAGCGCCCTGCTGGCCGAGCCGGGCGGGGCGGCCGAGCTGCTCGACCGGCTCGCGGACCCGGAGCGGACCGTTTCCGCGGACCAGCTCCACGCGCTGTACGGGGCGCTGGCCGACCTCGACCCGGAGCAGGTGACGCTCCCCGACGAGCTGCGTGCGGTGGTGGACGGCGAGGTCGTGGTGGTCGACGCGGCGGACGCGGTGGTCGCCGACGCCCCCGACCTGCTGCCGGTGGCCGGCGGGGTGGCGCTGCTGCCGGTGCAGCCGGGCCGGGCCGCGGATCTGGCGGAGCTCTTCCAGGTGCGGCGGCTCAGCGAGACGGCGGCGGTGGAGCCGTCGGGGGAGGGCGTCGAGCACGACGTCCCCGAGTCGGTGCGGATCCTGCTGGGGGAGGGCACGCCGGAGACGTACGTCGAGTACGACGAGCTGGTCGCCGGGGGCGTGGAGCTGGACTGGCGCCGCACGCCGGACGGCGCGGTGCACGCGGCGACCCTGGAGGGCGTGGCGGCGGGCCTCGCATGGGCCGCGGGCCAGTGGCCGCGCCGCTTCGAGGTGGCGGCGCTGCTCGAAGATCCCTCACGCACGGAGGAACTGGCGCGGGACCGTTGGTTCGACTGA